In Pseudomonas sp. MM213, a genomic segment contains:
- a CDS encoding LysR family transcriptional regulator: protein MISVEDLRLAVTLARSESLSAAARVLNVSPPALSMRLRKLETLLGLTLANRDARRLSLTADGERFSRECAILLDQLDALPESFKQHDERLVGTLRLAAPFGYGRQRIAPLLARFARLHPQLCLHLDLRETPWPDRHDSDAVIHIGNLNDSLWIARPLTQNNRWLCASPAYLEQHGVPSSPDQLAEHRCICIRENDEDVTLWHMRKGQGRKTLRIEPVLLSNDGSVARRWAEQGLGLVLRSQWDVSDAIANGSLIRVLADWQFDSAPINLLVPSRKLRSPRVQALVAFLEDALKA from the coding sequence ATGATCTCTGTCGAAGACCTACGTCTGGCCGTAACGCTGGCGCGCTCCGAGTCTTTAAGCGCTGCCGCCAGAGTCCTGAATGTCTCGCCACCGGCGCTGTCCATGCGTCTGCGTAAGCTGGAGACGCTGCTGGGGCTGACCCTGGCCAATCGCGATGCCCGGCGCCTGAGTCTTACTGCCGATGGCGAGCGTTTCTCCCGTGAATGCGCGATCTTGCTGGACCAGCTGGATGCGCTCCCGGAATCCTTCAAGCAACATGACGAGCGACTGGTTGGCACACTCAGGCTGGCGGCGCCGTTCGGCTATGGGCGACAGCGCATTGCGCCGCTGCTGGCCCGCTTTGCCAGGTTGCATCCACAGCTGTGCCTGCACCTCGATTTGCGCGAAACGCCGTGGCCTGATCGTCACGACAGCGATGCGGTGATTCACATCGGTAACCTCAACGACAGCCTGTGGATCGCCAGGCCACTCACACAAAACAACCGATGGTTATGCGCCAGTCCGGCCTATCTTGAGCAGCACGGTGTGCCGTCGTCGCCGGATCAACTTGCCGAGCATCGCTGCATTTGCATTCGAGAAAATGATGAAGATGTCACGCTGTGGCATATGCGTAAGGGGCAGGGGCGCAAAACGCTGCGCATCGAACCCGTGTTGTTGAGCAATGATGGAAGCGTAGCCCGGCGTTGGGCCGAGCAAGGCTTGGGGTTGGTGCTACGTTCGCAATGGGATGTCAGTGACGCAATCGCCAACGGCAGCCTGATACGGGTGTTGGCGGATTGGCAATTCGACAGCGCACCGATCAACCTGTTGGTGCCCTCACGCAAACTCCGCAGCCCTCGCGTACAGGCATTGGTGGCATTTCTGGAAGATGCATTGAAAGCATGA
- a CDS encoding DSD1 family PLP-dependent enzyme → MPASIASLDTPVAIVNVPRMQRNIQRMQQRMDTLGVRLRPHIKTSKCLPVIKAQIAAGASGVTVSTLKEAEHCFAEGISDVFYAVAIAPGKLAQALTLRRKGCNLSVLTDSVIGAQDIVSFGQKNDERFEVWIEIDCDGHRSGLTVEDSALIDVARVLSEGGMQLRGVMTHAGSSYELDNLEALQILAEQERFLCVSAAERIRDAGMACPEVSIGSTPTALSALSLKGVTEVRAGVYVFFDLVMHNIGVCQPDELALSVLTTVIGHQQDKGWIITDAGWMAMSRDRGTQRQRQDFGYGQVCTEAGDWIEGALVTGANQEHGIITLGAAESANIVARFPIGSRLRILPNHACATGAQFPDYHACDAEGVVHIWSRLHGW, encoded by the coding sequence ATGCCAGCCTCTATTGCCTCCCTCGATACCCCCGTCGCGATAGTCAATGTCCCGCGAATGCAGCGCAATATCCAGCGCATGCAGCAACGCATGGACACCCTGGGTGTGCGTTTGCGCCCGCACATCAAAACCAGCAAATGCCTCCCCGTCATCAAGGCACAGATAGCCGCTGGCGCGAGCGGTGTCACGGTTTCCACCCTGAAAGAAGCTGAGCATTGTTTCGCTGAGGGCATCAGCGATGTGTTCTATGCCGTCGCAATAGCGCCTGGCAAATTGGCTCAGGCACTGACACTCAGGCGCAAAGGCTGCAATCTGAGTGTGCTCACCGACAGTGTCATTGGGGCTCAAGACATCGTCTCTTTCGGACAGAAAAACGACGAGCGATTCGAGGTCTGGATCGAGATAGATTGCGACGGCCACCGATCAGGTCTGACCGTTGAGGACAGCGCACTCATAGACGTCGCACGGGTCCTTTCCGAGGGGGGCATGCAACTGCGAGGCGTGATGACCCACGCCGGATCCAGTTACGAACTCGACAATCTTGAAGCGCTGCAGATCTTGGCCGAACAAGAGCGCTTCCTCTGCGTCAGCGCCGCCGAAAGAATCCGCGACGCCGGGATGGCGTGCCCAGAGGTCAGCATCGGCTCCACTCCCACGGCACTGTCGGCGCTGAGCCTGAAAGGCGTCACTGAAGTACGCGCAGGTGTCTACGTGTTCTTCGACCTGGTCATGCACAACATCGGCGTCTGCCAGCCAGACGAGTTGGCACTGAGCGTGTTGACCACCGTTATCGGTCACCAGCAAGACAAAGGCTGGATCATCACCGATGCCGGCTGGATGGCCATGAGTCGTGATCGCGGCACGCAGCGCCAACGACAGGACTTCGGTTACGGACAGGTGTGTACCGAAGCTGGCGACTGGATCGAGGGCGCGCTGGTCACTGGCGCCAACCAGGAACACGGCATCATCACACTTGGAGCGGCCGAGAGCGCCAATATCGTAGCGCGCTTCCCTATCGGCAGCCGTCTGCGCATTCTGCCCAACCATGCATGTGCCACAGGCGCGCAATTCCCGGACTATCACGCCTGTGACGCCGAGGGCGTCGTGCACATCTGGAGTCGCTTACATGGCTGGTAA
- a CDS encoding RidA family protein, giving the protein MAGNQAGSIDLIHTANAAAPGGHYSQAVAHEGVLYVSGQLPVRANGDHSADQPFEVQASIALDNLVAILSEAGRSTSDLLKVTVYVVGIEHWPAFDRIYAHYLGEHRPARAVVPVPVLHHGYLIEIEALARSEQKETYL; this is encoded by the coding sequence ATGGCTGGTAATCAAGCAGGTTCGATCGACTTAATCCACACGGCTAACGCAGCAGCTCCGGGTGGACATTACTCCCAGGCGGTAGCGCACGAGGGTGTTTTATATGTGTCCGGGCAACTGCCGGTACGCGCGAATGGCGACCACAGTGCCGACCAACCGTTTGAGGTTCAAGCATCAATCGCCCTCGACAACCTCGTGGCGATCCTCAGCGAAGCGGGCCGGAGCACGAGTGACCTCCTGAAGGTCACTGTCTATGTCGTAGGGATAGAACACTGGCCCGCCTTTGATCGAATTTATGCCCATTACCTGGGTGAACATCGGCCAGCACGCGCCGTGGTACCCGTTCCGGTCTTGCATCATGGTTACTTGATCGAAATCGAAGCACTGGCCCGCAGTGAACAAAAGGAAACCTACCTATGA
- a CDS encoding (2Fe-2S)-binding protein, whose product MTGRLARLGEHERPSVKLWVDGLPITALQGDTLMVALLTQGSALRQSEFDSGRRAGFCLMGACQDCWVWTRSGERLRACSNEVREDLDIVTTQPEAIWPLHG is encoded by the coding sequence ATGACGGGGCGCCTTGCAAGACTGGGAGAGCACGAACGCCCCAGCGTAAAACTTTGGGTGGACGGCTTGCCCATCACAGCGTTGCAGGGCGACACCCTGATGGTCGCGTTGCTGACTCAGGGTTCGGCCTTGCGTCAATCGGAGTTCGATTCGGGCCGACGCGCCGGTTTCTGCCTGATGGGCGCGTGCCAGGACTGTTGGGTCTGGACCCGCAGCGGCGAGCGTCTACGCGCCTGTTCCAATGAGGTCCGTGAAGACCTGGATATTGTCACCACACAACCGGAGGCGATATGGCCACTGCACGGCTGA
- a CDS encoding FAD/NAD(P)-dependent oxidoreductase: MATARLSAHKVVIVGAGPAGVRCAETLVAAGFKPILIDENRRDGGQIYRRQPEGFTRGYATLYGTEAAKANDLHQSFDRLRGQIDYRPDTLVWNLTPGQLCCVSQGKHATVDYDALILCTGATDRLMPIEGWQLAGNYSLGGAQIALKSQAVSIGHRVVFMGSGPLLYLVASQYVKAGAKVAAVLDTSPLSKRIGALPKLLARPGLLFTGMKLLAQLYRAKIPVHLGISPLQVQGDAASGVSGVRVRTARGETLTVDCDAVALGYHLRPETQLADLAGCRMRFDEASSQWWLAVDEDGRTSVSGVYAAGDGSKIRGADAAEHAGRLVAMALLEDQQQPVNVGLRDEQRHALAVMDQFRLGLAQAFPWPAAQAKALPDTAIVCRCEMISVGELRAVVRKKGACEVNRAKAFSRVGMGRCQGRYCSQAGAEVIAAAAGVCVEQVGRQRGQAPVKPLPMTIIEEPS, translated from the coding sequence ATGGCCACTGCACGGCTGAGCGCTCATAAAGTCGTTATCGTCGGTGCCGGGCCGGCCGGCGTTCGCTGTGCCGAAACCCTGGTCGCCGCTGGTTTCAAGCCGATCCTGATCGACGAGAATCGTCGGGATGGCGGGCAGATCTACCGTCGCCAACCCGAAGGTTTTACCCGCGGTTATGCCACCCTGTATGGCACCGAGGCAGCCAAGGCCAATGACCTGCACCAGAGCTTCGACCGCTTGCGCGGGCAGATTGACTATCGTCCGGACACGCTGGTGTGGAACCTGACGCCGGGGCAACTGTGCTGCGTCAGCCAGGGCAAGCACGCGACGGTGGATTACGACGCGCTGATCCTCTGCACCGGTGCCACCGACCGCTTGATGCCGATCGAAGGCTGGCAGTTGGCGGGCAATTACAGCCTCGGCGGGGCGCAGATCGCCTTGAAATCCCAGGCCGTGTCCATCGGCCACCGCGTGGTGTTCATGGGCAGCGGACCGCTGCTGTATCTGGTCGCCAGTCAGTATGTGAAAGCCGGGGCCAAAGTCGCGGCAGTGCTCGATACCTCGCCGTTGAGCAAACGGATTGGCGCATTGCCGAAACTGCTGGCGCGTCCGGGATTGCTGTTCACCGGAATGAAGCTGTTGGCGCAGTTGTACCGGGCGAAGATCCCGGTGCACCTGGGCATTTCGCCACTCCAAGTGCAGGGCGATGCAGCCAGCGGTGTCAGTGGCGTGCGCGTGCGCACGGCGCGCGGTGAGACCTTGACGGTGGATTGCGATGCCGTGGCGCTGGGTTATCACCTGCGCCCGGAAACCCAATTGGCCGACCTGGCCGGTTGCCGTATGCGCTTCGATGAAGCGTCGAGCCAATGGTGGCTGGCGGTGGATGAAGACGGTCGGACCTCGGTCAGCGGTGTATATGCCGCCGGCGACGGTTCGAAGATTCGCGGTGCCGATGCGGCCGAGCACGCAGGGCGCCTGGTGGCCATGGCGCTGCTGGAGGATCAGCAGCAACCGGTGAACGTCGGGTTGCGCGACGAACAACGCCACGCGCTGGCGGTAATGGATCAGTTTCGTCTGGGTCTGGCGCAGGCGTTTCCCTGGCCGGCGGCGCAAGCCAAAGCCTTGCCGGACACGGCCATCGTCTGCCGCTGCGAAATGATCAGCGTGGGCGAATTACGTGCAGTGGTCCGGAAAAAAGGCGCTTGTGAAGTCAACCGGGCCAAGGCGTTCAGCCGGGTCGGCATGGGTCGCTGCCAGGGGCGTTATTGCTCCCAGGCCGGGGCTGAAGTGATTGCCGCAGCCGCCGGCGTTTGCGTGGAACAGGTCGGTCGGCAGCGCGGTCAGGCCCCGGTCAAACCCTTACCGATGACGATCATCGAGGAGCCCTCATGA
- a CDS encoding NAD(P)/FAD-dependent oxidoreductase: MKPQKSDVLIIGGGIMGSTSAFFLRQRGHSVTLLERDQIGQYASGVNFGNVRRQGRYLGQLELANRSWALWKRLPELIDDDLEFIASGHMRVCYREDEIAELEAYAAAPEARELDLQLLTGKALHARFPFLGPEVKGGSYAPHDGHANPRLAAPAFARAARRLGARIEERTEVAEVQKVNDEFHVTTTDGQLFVAQQLLITAGAWAAKLSEQFGEPVPLEPNGPQMSVTEPVPYALPTVIGVFTKIKEEVIYFRQIPRGNIIIGGGNRCTPDMLNRRAYFKPESLLNQMRQIRRLLPGAEKLNIIRVWSGIESYTPDSLPVIGPSGNIDGLFYAFGFCGHGFQLGPGVGDVMAELISTGSTRTLISPFDIRRFTHPSAIAMPLSTSLLSTGKLI, encoded by the coding sequence ATGAAACCGCAAAAAAGCGATGTCCTGATTATCGGCGGCGGCATCATGGGCTCGACGTCGGCGTTTTTCCTGCGCCAGCGTGGACACTCGGTCACCCTGCTGGAGCGCGACCAGATCGGTCAGTACGCCAGCGGCGTGAACTTCGGCAACGTGCGACGCCAGGGGCGTTACCTCGGGCAGCTGGAACTAGCCAACCGTTCCTGGGCGTTGTGGAAACGACTGCCGGAGCTGATCGACGACGACCTCGAGTTCATCGCCAGCGGCCATATGCGTGTGTGTTATCGCGAAGACGAAATTGCTGAACTGGAGGCCTATGCGGCGGCCCCGGAGGCCCGTGAACTGGACTTGCAGCTCCTCACGGGCAAGGCCTTGCACGCACGCTTCCCGTTCCTCGGCCCGGAGGTCAAGGGCGGCTCCTACGCGCCCCACGATGGTCACGCCAACCCACGTCTAGCGGCGCCGGCATTCGCCCGGGCGGCCCGTCGCCTCGGTGCCCGGATCGAAGAGCGCACCGAAGTCGCCGAGGTGCAGAAGGTCAATGACGAATTCCACGTCACGACCACCGATGGCCAACTGTTTGTCGCCCAGCAATTGTTAATCACCGCGGGCGCCTGGGCCGCCAAACTGTCCGAGCAATTCGGTGAACCCGTGCCGTTGGAACCCAATGGTCCGCAGATGTCCGTGACCGAGCCGGTGCCTTACGCCTTGCCGACGGTGATCGGCGTGTTTACCAAAATCAAGGAAGAGGTGATCTACTTCCGGCAGATCCCCCGCGGCAACATCATCATCGGCGGCGGCAACCGCTGCACACCTGACATGCTCAACCGGCGCGCCTACTTCAAGCCGGAAAGCTTGCTCAACCAGATGCGGCAAATTCGCCGCCTGCTGCCGGGGGCCGAGAAGCTGAACATCATCCGGGTGTGGAGCGGCATCGAGAGCTATACACCGGACTCCCTGCCGGTCATTGGCCCCAGTGGCAACATCGATGGCTTGTTCTATGCCTTCGGCTTCTGCGGCCATGGCTTTCAGCTCGGCCCGGGCGTCGGCGACGTGATGGCCGAACTGATCAGCACCGGCAGTACCCGTACCTTGATCAGTCCATTCGATATCCGTCGGTTTACTCACCCCTCCGCGATTGCGATGCCGTTATCTACAAGCCTACTCAGCACAGGCAAACTTATATGA
- a CDS encoding GNAT family N-acetyltransferase — MPATSDSAYLNRTVTAADMPAAHALSVHLKWPHREEDWAMVQRTSEGFVTEHNGQLVGVAFACHQGAYSSIGLVIVSDEHQGKGIGRRLMNLCLEAIAPRTPMLNATESGAPLYASLGFVDFARIQQHQGVPQTPTLITLIKGSQCRTLGPTDYPRLIELANAGSGLDRTAVLNDLLPMAEYVVGIDVDGQLQGTALLRCFGRGHIIGPVVAQNQEQAQHLITHLLRLIPGAFVRFDILADCGLADWLESLGLLCVDRAPRMVLGVPPQSSDGIRQFALVTQAIG; from the coding sequence ATGCCTGCAACGTCAGATTCTGCCTATCTGAACCGCACTGTTACCGCGGCGGATATGCCCGCGGCACACGCGCTCTCCGTGCACCTGAAATGGCCTCACCGAGAAGAAGACTGGGCCATGGTGCAGCGCACGTCCGAAGGCTTTGTCACGGAACATAACGGTCAGTTGGTCGGCGTAGCATTCGCCTGCCATCAAGGCGCTTATTCCTCCATCGGCCTGGTGATCGTGAGTGATGAGCACCAAGGAAAGGGGATCGGACGTCGACTGATGAACCTGTGCCTGGAAGCCATTGCACCCCGCACGCCGATGCTCAATGCCACCGAGTCGGGTGCGCCGCTCTATGCAAGCCTGGGGTTCGTCGACTTCGCGCGAATCCAGCAGCATCAAGGCGTGCCACAGACACCGACGCTGATCACTTTGATCAAGGGCTCGCAGTGTCGCACATTAGGCCCAACCGATTACCCGAGACTGATTGAATTGGCCAATGCTGGTAGCGGCCTGGACCGCACAGCGGTACTCAACGATTTGCTCCCGATGGCCGAGTACGTGGTCGGCATCGACGTGGATGGACAGCTACAAGGCACTGCCCTGCTCCGTTGTTTTGGTCGTGGCCATATCATTGGTCCGGTTGTCGCACAAAACCAGGAACAGGCCCAGCACTTGATTACCCACCTTCTGCGTTTGATACCTGGTGCTTTTGTTCGTTTCGACATTCTGGCCGATTGCGGGTTGGCCGACTGGTTGGAGAGCCTGGGGTTGTTGTGCGTCGACAGAGCGCCGCGAATGGTTCTGGGAGTACCCCCGCAATCTAGCGACGGAATCAGGCAGTTTGCTCTGGTGACTCAAGCTATCGGCTAG
- a CDS encoding aldehyde dehydrogenase family protein, producing MTTQSSNGYSVDPQTSHKFYINGRWSSPAIPASLPVVNPATEEVVAQVAQGSAEDVDRAVAAARAAFPGWSATCAESRALVLGKIHELILERKEVLAQALSLEMGAAIGSARAMQVPLAAEHVRVARDLLSTYRFQTVEGGTAIEREPIGVCGLITPWNWPLYQITAKVAPAIAAGCTVVLKPSELSPLSALLFAQLVHDAGLPPGVFNLVNGSGPEVGAAMAAHPDIDMISITGSNRAGALVAQAAAHTVKRVTQELGGKSPNLLLPDVDFAKAVPLGVMSAFRNVGQSCSAPTRMIVPKDRLAEVESLAAATANAIIVGDPQSEDTVLGPIANEAQFNRVQAMIEAGLVEGAKLVCGGPGRVPGFEKGFYTRPTVFSEVDSAMRIAQEEIFGPVLCIIPYETIDEAVAIANDTVYGLGAHVQAQNLDLARAVASRIRAGQVHLNYPAWNPMAPFGGYKRSGNGREYGVYGFEEYLETKAIIGFGESLGSPSRT from the coding sequence ATGACAACACAATCTTCGAATGGCTACAGCGTTGATCCTCAAACGTCTCACAAGTTTTATATCAACGGCCGCTGGTCTTCCCCTGCAATCCCGGCAAGTTTGCCGGTGGTCAATCCGGCAACTGAAGAGGTCGTTGCGCAGGTCGCGCAAGGCTCTGCCGAGGATGTTGATCGGGCAGTAGCTGCGGCGCGAGCAGCGTTTCCTGGTTGGTCTGCTACCTGCGCAGAGTCGCGCGCGCTTGTCCTTGGAAAGATCCATGAGCTCATCCTTGAGCGAAAAGAAGTGCTCGCGCAGGCCCTCTCTCTCGAAATGGGCGCAGCCATCGGTTCCGCCCGGGCAATGCAGGTGCCTCTCGCGGCCGAACACGTTCGGGTCGCCCGCGATCTGCTGTCCACTTATCGTTTCCAAACGGTTGAAGGCGGCACCGCGATTGAACGCGAACCCATAGGCGTCTGCGGCCTCATCACTCCGTGGAACTGGCCGCTTTATCAAATCACCGCGAAAGTCGCCCCGGCAATTGCTGCCGGATGCACTGTAGTTCTGAAACCCAGCGAACTGTCGCCTCTGAGTGCCCTTCTTTTTGCACAACTGGTGCATGACGCAGGCCTGCCGCCGGGCGTCTTCAACCTGGTGAACGGAAGTGGTCCCGAGGTCGGCGCAGCCATGGCGGCGCATCCCGATATCGATATGATTTCGATCACCGGCTCCAACCGCGCAGGCGCGCTGGTTGCTCAGGCGGCTGCCCATACGGTGAAACGCGTCACACAAGAACTGGGAGGCAAGTCGCCGAACCTACTGCTTCCCGACGTCGACTTCGCTAAAGCCGTTCCACTGGGAGTGATGTCTGCGTTTCGCAACGTCGGACAATCGTGCAGTGCCCCAACAAGAATGATCGTCCCAAAGGACAGGCTGGCCGAGGTCGAATCGCTGGCTGCCGCAACCGCCAATGCAATCATCGTGGGTGACCCACAATCGGAAGATACGGTACTCGGTCCGATTGCCAACGAGGCCCAGTTCAATCGCGTGCAAGCAATGATCGAGGCCGGCCTTGTTGAGGGCGCAAAACTCGTTTGCGGTGGACCAGGACGTGTGCCGGGCTTTGAAAAGGGCTTTTACACCCGACCGACTGTTTTCTCCGAGGTCGATTCCGCAATGCGGATCGCTCAAGAAGAAATTTTTGGTCCGGTGCTGTGCATCATTCCGTATGAAACGATCGATGAGGCAGTCGCTATCGCAAACGATACGGTCTATGGGCTGGGCGCCCATGTTCAGGCTCAGAACCTTGATCTTGCGCGTGCCGTTGCCTCTCGTATTCGTGCGGGACAAGTGCATCTGAATTACCCCGCCTGGAATCCGATGGCTCCGTTCGGCGGTTACAAGCGATCTGGTAATGGTCGTGAGTACGGTGTCTATGGCTTTGAAGAGTACCTGGAAACCAAAGCAATCATTGGATTTGGCGAATCGCTAGGTTCTCCTTCACGCACATAG
- a CDS encoding DUF7740 domain-containing protein — protein MNLSDATLVLLLAARIHGTDEAVRASAKSVVKKLPRSKRDLIYKVIESKNPLNLVGFIAENLDD, from the coding sequence ATGAACCTCTCTGACGCAACACTGGTGCTACTTCTGGCGGCTCGAATCCATGGGACGGACGAAGCTGTCAGGGCTTCGGCGAAGAGCGTCGTTAAGAAGCTGCCACGAAGCAAGCGTGATCTCATCTACAAGGTGATTGAATCAAAAAATCCACTTAATCTAGTGGGCTTTATTGCTGAAAATCTGGACGACTGA
- a CDS encoding DUF1624 domain-containing protein gives MTNYTQIPPTISVSQRLLSIDALRGLVIIFMLLDHVRETFFLHRQVADPMAIDTIEPALFFSRALTHLCAPVFVLLTGLSAYLYGEKHHGKSDVSSFLFTRGLVLVLLEFTLVNFAWTFQFPPSVIYMQVIWAIGVSMVALAALVWLPRPILCVLGMVIITGHNLLDSLHFPVGSAMHVPWAILHDRGWLEFADNLRVRSSYPVLPWIGVIALGYCIGPWFVRSALPTMRQQYLLVAGVGALISFLALRLVNGYGEAHWVSYESTTQTIMSFFNITKYPPSLLFLSLTLGVGLLLLLGFERAQQCKWISTLAVFGAAPMFFYLLHLCVLKMLYLISVALFGLNQGNYFGFDDIWAVWLMAALLATTLYLPVRWFAALKARRRDIGWLKYF, from the coding sequence ATGACAAACTATACTCAAATCCCACCGACCATTAGCGTAAGCCAACGCCTGCTGTCCATAGATGCCCTTCGGGGGTTAGTGATCATTTTTATGCTGTTGGATCACGTGCGCGAGACGTTCTTTCTGCACCGACAAGTTGCCGACCCCATGGCCATCGACACCATCGAACCGGCGTTATTTTTCAGCCGAGCTCTCACCCATTTATGTGCGCCAGTGTTCGTACTTCTAACTGGATTATCCGCTTACCTGTACGGCGAAAAACACCACGGTAAGAGCGATGTGTCGAGCTTCCTGTTCACGCGTGGTCTAGTTCTGGTACTGCTTGAGTTCACCTTGGTGAATTTCGCTTGGACATTCCAGTTCCCGCCCAGTGTGATTTACATGCAGGTGATATGGGCCATTGGTGTAAGCATGGTCGCCCTCGCTGCACTGGTCTGGCTACCTCGACCAATACTGTGTGTACTGGGTATGGTCATCATCACCGGGCACAACCTGCTCGATTCGCTGCACTTCCCAGTCGGTTCAGCGATGCACGTGCCCTGGGCTATTCTGCATGATCGCGGCTGGCTCGAATTCGCTGACAACTTGCGCGTGCGCAGCTCTTATCCTGTGCTGCCGTGGATCGGTGTGATCGCCTTGGGTTACTGCATCGGCCCATGGTTCGTTCGTTCAGCCCTCCCCACCATGCGTCAGCAATATCTGTTAGTGGCTGGGGTCGGTGCATTAATCAGCTTCTTAGCACTACGCCTTGTTAATGGTTATGGCGAGGCTCATTGGGTGTCCTATGAAAGCACCACACAAACCATCATGAGCTTCTTCAATATCACAAAATACCCACCTTCCCTGCTGTTCCTCTCTCTGACGCTAGGGGTGGGGCTGTTGCTTCTTCTTGGCTTTGAGCGGGCTCAGCAATGTAAGTGGATCAGCACCTTGGCGGTATTTGGTGCGGCACCGATGTTCTTCTATTTGCTCCATCTTTGCGTGCTGAAAATGCTGTATCTGATCAGCGTGGCATTATTCGGCTTGAACCAAGGTAACTACTTCGGTTTCGACGACATTTGGGCTGTGTGGCTGATGGCGGCGCTCCTGGCTACAACGCTGTACTTACCTGTGCGTTGGTTCGCCGCATTGAAGGCTCGTCGTCGTGATATCGGTTGGCTCAAATACTTCTGA
- a CDS encoding SagB/ThcOx family dehydrogenase produces MDTQNTALLKDLLSTRRSVRTFSEEPLSLAVLETFLYAGQGCTSTDGRRTAPSAHALHPLVLRVVVRQVEGLAPGVYTYDSLAGKLSLIADLTEDGLLNSAALGDEKWLEDAPVVIAIVAERALAIDHFAAQQADGLRGARYVDFEAGAAAQNMYLAVTAAGLGGVVVMGFDDIKMKEALRLERPFFPVALFCVGHPLK; encoded by the coding sequence ATGGATACCCAAAACACTGCGCTGCTGAAAGACCTTCTATCCACTAGGCGAAGTGTTAGAACCTTCAGTGAAGAGCCGCTGAGCCTGGCCGTTCTGGAGACATTCCTTTATGCCGGACAGGGGTGCACCTCTACGGACGGAAGGCGAACGGCACCATCGGCACACGCTCTGCATCCACTTGTATTGAGGGTGGTTGTGCGTCAAGTAGAAGGGCTTGCACCCGGGGTATACACATACGATTCCCTGGCAGGAAAACTCTCCCTCATTGCCGATCTAACCGAAGATGGATTGCTGAACTCTGCGGCGTTAGGCGATGAAAAGTGGTTGGAAGACGCTCCTGTCGTCATCGCCATCGTCGCTGAACGAGCGCTCGCAATAGATCATTTCGCGGCTCAACAAGCCGATGGTCTAAGGGGGGCACGCTACGTTGATTTCGAAGCTGGAGCAGCCGCTCAAAATATGTATCTGGCGGTCACCGCAGCGGGTCTGGGCGGTGTAGTCGTGATGGGGTTTGATGACATTAAGATGAAGGAAGCCTTGCGTCTTGAACGGCCCTTTTTTCCGGTCGCCCTTTTCTGTGTAGGGCATCCTCTCAAATAG
- a CDS encoding carboxymuconolactone decarboxylase family protein: MQDWNQTRKDINARLVQLNGLSPETMKGVASLGGAGAKTNHLDAKTRELISLAVAVTTRCDGCIAFHAAEAKKIGVTAEEVAEALGVAINMNAGAALVYSTHVLDAFDKE; encoded by the coding sequence ATGCAAGATTGGAATCAAACTCGTAAAGACATCAACGCCCGCCTGGTACAGCTGAATGGCCTGTCTCCAGAGACCATGAAAGGTGTGGCTTCCCTAGGGGGCGCCGGCGCAAAAACAAACCACCTGGATGCCAAAACGCGGGAGCTGATTTCGTTAGCTGTAGCAGTGACTACCCGCTGCGATGGCTGCATCGCATTCCACGCTGCTGAGGCCAAGAAAATTGGCGTAACTGCTGAAGAGGTTGCTGAAGCCTTGGGTGTAGCAATCAACATGAACGCCGGCGCGGCTCTGGTTTACAGCACTCACGTGCTGGACGCCTTCGACAAAGAGTAA